In the genome of Streptomyces sp. NBC_01381, one region contains:
- a CDS encoding response regulator transcription factor, with protein sequence MAVRTFSPEHPIRVFLLDDHEVVRRGVHDLLDAEPDISVIGEAGTGEQALVRGPALRPDVAVLDIRLPDSDGITVCRELRSQMPEVACLMLTSFDDDDALLDAIMAGAAGYVLKQIKGTDLVDAVRTVAAGQSLLDPATTTRLMSTLRGPDEVVASPDDKLAGLTERERSILTLIGEGLTNRQIGKQLYLSEKTVKNHISRLLSKLGVERRIQAAVIAAHFDSDRLT encoded by the coding sequence ATGGCCGTACGTACGTTCTCACCGGAACACCCGATCCGCGTGTTCCTCCTCGATGATCATGAGGTCGTGCGCAGGGGAGTCCACGATCTGCTTGACGCGGAGCCCGACATCTCGGTCATCGGCGAGGCGGGCACTGGCGAGCAGGCCTTGGTCCGCGGCCCCGCCCTGCGCCCGGACGTGGCCGTCCTCGACATACGCCTGCCTGACAGTGATGGCATTACCGTCTGCCGTGAACTGCGGTCGCAGATGCCGGAGGTGGCCTGCCTCATGCTGACCTCGTTCGATGACGACGACGCTCTGCTGGACGCGATCATGGCGGGCGCCGCAGGCTATGTCCTGAAGCAGATCAAGGGCACTGATCTGGTCGACGCGGTCCGCACCGTCGCCGCCGGCCAGTCCCTGCTCGATCCGGCCACCACGACCCGGTTGATGAGTACGTTGCGGGGGCCTGACGAGGTGGTGGCGTCGCCGGACGACAAGCTGGCGGGGCTGACCGAACGCGAGCGGAGCATCCTGACCCTGATCGGCGAGGGCCTGACCAACCGGCAGATCGGTAAGCAGCTCTACCTCTCCGAGAAGACCGTCAAGAACCACATCTCCCGACTCCTGTCGAAGCTCGGAGTGGAACGCCGCATCCAAGCCGCCGTGATCGCCGCCCATTTCGACTCGGACCGGCTGACCTGA